A genomic window from Peromyscus maniculatus bairdii isolate BWxNUB_F1_BW_parent chromosome 1, HU_Pman_BW_mat_3.1, whole genome shotgun sequence includes:
- the LOC143273128 gene encoding 3-beta-hydroxysteroid sulfotransferase-like isoform X4, producing MSADQQGTDKSIKWKCKPDLGRKPFKNYVSFSPPVTLSLLLECLLIPERSLQHCLKTLKGGLLAASSGAYTGHFHSTLERARPLGHFTEAHNCVKMTDNIFLFEGIRMVSDFFSVESLSFAQNFLVKDDDVIIVSYPRSGTHWMIEMVSLIVSKGDPTWVQTVKNFARSPGLEYKDEQKLLLDQDGPRLMSTHLPIQLFPKSYFTSSAKVIYVIRNPRDVVISYYHIRKHFHLLNNQQTFDEYLPAFIQGDVVFGSWFDHTLGWLTRKDTENFLLMSYEELQRDLKGSMQKVCQFLGKYLTPEQLDSAARNLSFSVMKENSMSNSLMLRNPKDGTVSNIPLLRKGICGDWKNFFTVAQSEAFDRVYQEKMSRLDPGLFPWHMLQCTWKIRGQFMGVHPPPSTMWVPGCQAGQQVPSSTEPYQHLNFC from the exons atgagtgcagatcaacaagggacagacaag AGTATAAAGTGGAAATGCAAACCAGACTTGGGACGAAAACCTTTCAAGAATTATGTCAGCTTCAGTCCACCAGTGACACTCTCGTTGCTGTTGGAGTGCTTGCTTATTCCAGAAAGATCACTGCAACACTGCTTGAAAACTCTGAAAG GTGGGCTCTTAGCAGCCTCTTCGGGAGCATATACGGGCCACTTCCATTCAACACTTGAGCGAGCCAGGCCACTTGGGCACTTCACTGAAGCCCACAACTGTGTCAAGATGACTGACAATATCTTCTTGTTTGAGGGGATCCGGATGGTGTCTGACTTTTTTAGTGTGGAGTCTCTGTCTTTTGCTCAGAACTTTTTGGTGAAAGATGATGATGTCATCATAGTGAGCTACCCTAGATCAG GAACACACTGGATGATTGAAATGGTCAGTCTGATTGTCTCCAAAGGGGACCCTACTTGGGTACAAACTGTCAAAAATTTTGCCAGGTCTCCAGGGCTTGAGTATAAAGATGAGCAGAAACTATTGCTGGACCAGGATGGACCACGTCTCATGAGTACACATCTTCCCATACAACTGTTTCCCAAGTCTTACTTCACATCGAGTGCTAAG GTTATCTATGTCATCAGGAATCCAAGAGATGTTGTTATATCTTACTATcatataagaaaacattttcaccTTTTGAACAATCAACAGACTTTTGATGAATATCTTCCTGCATTTATCCAAGGTGACG TGGTATTTGGATCCTGGTTTGATCACACACTTGGATGGTTAAccaggaaagacacagagaacTTTCTACTAATGTCCTATGAGGAGCTACAGAGG GACCTCAAAGGCAGCATGCAAAAAGTGTGTCAATTTCTGGGCAAATATCTGACTCCAGAACAGCTTGATTCTGCTGCCCGAAACTTGTCCTTTTCAGTCATGAAAGAGAATAGCATGTCCAACAGCCTAATGCTAAGAAATCCCAAAGATGGCACCGTCTCCAATATACCATTGTTGAGAAAGG GCATCTGTGGGGACTGGAAGAATTTCTTCACTGTGGCTCAAAGTGAAGCCTTTGACAGAGTCTATCAGGAGAAGATGTCGAGGCTGGATCCTGGTCTCTTCCCCTG GCACATGCTACAGTGCACATGGAAGATCAGAGGTCAATTCATGGGAGTCCATCCTCccccttctactatgtgggtcccgggTTGTCAGGCTGGACAGCAAGtgccttcatccactgagccatatcaGCATCTCAATTTTTGTTGA
- the LOC143273128 gene encoding 3-beta-hydroxysteroid sulfotransferase-like isoform X1 — protein sequence MSADQQGTDKFVYMVYYNDRFSYVEPFFHPWDEAYLSIKWKCKPDLGRKPFKNYVSFSPPVTLSLLLECLLIPERSLQHCLKTLKGGLLAASSGAYTGHFHSTLERARPLGHFTEAHNCVKMTDNIFLFEGIRMVSDFFSVESLSFAQNFLVKDDDVIIVSYPRSGTHWMIEMVSLIVSKGDPTWVQTVKNFARSPGLEYKDEQKLLLDQDGPRLMSTHLPIQLFPKSYFTSSAKVIYVIRNPRDVVISYYHIRKHFHLLNNQQTFDEYLPAFIQGDVVFGSWFDHTLGWLTRKDTENFLLMSYEELQRDLKGSMQKVCQFLGKYLTPEQLDSAARNLSFSVMKENSMSNSLMLRNPKDGTVSNIPLLRKGICGDWKNFFTVAQSEAFDRVYQEKMSRLDPGLFPWHMLQCTWKIRGQFMGVHPPPSTMWVPGCQAGQQVPSSTEPYQHLNFC from the exons atgagtgcagatcaacaagggacagacaag tttgtttatatggtgtattacaatgacagattttcatatgttgaaccattcttccatccctgggatgaagcctacttg AGTATAAAGTGGAAATGCAAACCAGACTTGGGACGAAAACCTTTCAAGAATTATGTCAGCTTCAGTCCACCAGTGACACTCTCGTTGCTGTTGGAGTGCTTGCTTATTCCAGAAAGATCACTGCAACACTGCTTGAAAACTCTGAAAG GTGGGCTCTTAGCAGCCTCTTCGGGAGCATATACGGGCCACTTCCATTCAACACTTGAGCGAGCCAGGCCACTTGGGCACTTCACTGAAGCCCACAACTGTGTCAAGATGACTGACAATATCTTCTTGTTTGAGGGGATCCGGATGGTGTCTGACTTTTTTAGTGTGGAGTCTCTGTCTTTTGCTCAGAACTTTTTGGTGAAAGATGATGATGTCATCATAGTGAGCTACCCTAGATCAG GAACACACTGGATGATTGAAATGGTCAGTCTGATTGTCTCCAAAGGGGACCCTACTTGGGTACAAACTGTCAAAAATTTTGCCAGGTCTCCAGGGCTTGAGTATAAAGATGAGCAGAAACTATTGCTGGACCAGGATGGACCACGTCTCATGAGTACACATCTTCCCATACAACTGTTTCCCAAGTCTTACTTCACATCGAGTGCTAAG GTTATCTATGTCATCAGGAATCCAAGAGATGTTGTTATATCTTACTATcatataagaaaacattttcaccTTTTGAACAATCAACAGACTTTTGATGAATATCTTCCTGCATTTATCCAAGGTGACG TGGTATTTGGATCCTGGTTTGATCACACACTTGGATGGTTAAccaggaaagacacagagaacTTTCTACTAATGTCCTATGAGGAGCTACAGAGG GACCTCAAAGGCAGCATGCAAAAAGTGTGTCAATTTCTGGGCAAATATCTGACTCCAGAACAGCTTGATTCTGCTGCCCGAAACTTGTCCTTTTCAGTCATGAAAGAGAATAGCATGTCCAACAGCCTAATGCTAAGAAATCCCAAAGATGGCACCGTCTCCAATATACCATTGTTGAGAAAGG GCATCTGTGGGGACTGGAAGAATTTCTTCACTGTGGCTCAAAGTGAAGCCTTTGACAGAGTCTATCAGGAGAAGATGTCGAGGCTGGATCCTGGTCTCTTCCCCTG GCACATGCTACAGTGCACATGGAAGATCAGAGGTCAATTCATGGGAGTCCATCCTCccccttctactatgtgggtcccgggTTGTCAGGCTGGACAGCAAGtgccttcatccactgagccatatcaGCATCTCAATTTTTGTTGA
- the LOC143273128 gene encoding uncharacterized protein LOC143273128 isoform X3, with protein sequence MSADQQGTDKFVYMVYYNDRFSYVEPFFHPWDEAYLSIKWKCKPDLGRKPFKNYVSFSPPVTLSLLLECLLIPERSLQHCLKTLKGGLLAASSGAYTGHFHSTLERARPLGHFTEAHNCVKMTDNIFLFEGIRMVSDFFSVESLSFAQNFLVKDDDVIIVSYPRSGTHWMIEMVSLIVSKGDPTWVQTVKNFARSPGLEYKDEQKLLLDQDGPRLMSTHLPIQLFPKSYFTSSAKVIYVIRNPRDVVISYYHIRKHFHLLNNQQTFDEYLPAFIQGDVVFGSWFDHTLGWLTRKDTENFLLMSYEELQRASVGTGRISSLWLKVKPLTESIRRRCRGWILVSSPGTCYSAHGRSEVNSWESILPLLLCGSRVVRLDSKCLHPLSHISISIFVDNHVPLFTCMLTSLSPFPRNERGMYQVSREGMILSQRVGTLSYI encoded by the exons atgagtgcagatcaacaagggacagacaag tttgtttatatggtgtattacaatgacagattttcatatgttgaaccattcttccatccctgggatgaagcctacttg AGTATAAAGTGGAAATGCAAACCAGACTTGGGACGAAAACCTTTCAAGAATTATGTCAGCTTCAGTCCACCAGTGACACTCTCGTTGCTGTTGGAGTGCTTGCTTATTCCAGAAAGATCACTGCAACACTGCTTGAAAACTCTGAAAG GTGGGCTCTTAGCAGCCTCTTCGGGAGCATATACGGGCCACTTCCATTCAACACTTGAGCGAGCCAGGCCACTTGGGCACTTCACTGAAGCCCACAACTGTGTCAAGATGACTGACAATATCTTCTTGTTTGAGGGGATCCGGATGGTGTCTGACTTTTTTAGTGTGGAGTCTCTGTCTTTTGCTCAGAACTTTTTGGTGAAAGATGATGATGTCATCATAGTGAGCTACCCTAGATCAG GAACACACTGGATGATTGAAATGGTCAGTCTGATTGTCTCCAAAGGGGACCCTACTTGGGTACAAACTGTCAAAAATTTTGCCAGGTCTCCAGGGCTTGAGTATAAAGATGAGCAGAAACTATTGCTGGACCAGGATGGACCACGTCTCATGAGTACACATCTTCCCATACAACTGTTTCCCAAGTCTTACTTCACATCGAGTGCTAAG GTTATCTATGTCATCAGGAATCCAAGAGATGTTGTTATATCTTACTATcatataagaaaacattttcaccTTTTGAACAATCAACAGACTTTTGATGAATATCTTCCTGCATTTATCCAAGGTGACG TGGTATTTGGATCCTGGTTTGATCACACACTTGGATGGTTAAccaggaaagacacagagaacTTTCTACTAATGTCCTATGAGGAGCTACAGAGG GCATCTGTGGGGACTGGAAGAATTTCTTCACTGTGGCTCAAAGTGAAGCCTTTGACAGAGTCTATCAGGAGAAGATGTCGAGGCTGGATCCTGGTCTCTTCCCCTG GCACATGCTACAGTGCACATGGAAGATCAGAGGTCAATTCATGGGAGTCCATCCTCccccttctactatgtgggtcccgggTTGTCAGGCTGGACAGCAAGtgccttcatccactgagccatatcaGCATCTCAATTTTTGTTGACAATCACGTGCCTCTCTTTACCTGTATGCTGACCTCCCTGTCACCCTTCCCTAGGAATGAAAGAGGAATGTACCAAGTGTCAAGAGAAGGCATGATTCTCTCCCAGAGAGTAGGGACCCTatcatatatatag